In bacterium, the DNA window TACTGCGGAGCCGCACTTCAGATATAAAGATAGCGCTTGATTTTCAGAGTCGGAGTCTTCTCAAAGGGCTCCTTCTGCTCAATGATCTTGTTGATGCGCGAAAAGAGCTTGAGCCGGCTGTTGACATCGCGCCGGATCGCTTCCAGCCGTTTGTTGATCTCCTCCTGCACTTCCGAATCGCTTAACTGGTGGGAAGAAAACTCGTGGTCCAGCTCTTCGTAGTTA includes these proteins:
- a CDS encoding long-chain fatty acid--CoA ligase — translated: NYEELDHEFSSHQLSDSEVQEEINKRLEAIRRDVNSRLKLFSRINKIIEQKEPFEKTPTLKIKRYLYI